The Astyanax mexicanus isolate ESR-SI-001 chromosome 21, AstMex3_surface, whole genome shotgun sequence genome contains the following window.
aaaactattggtccaaaagtaaccaatcaaaatttattttggttgctaggcagatattccatcatttagccaatcactgcagcctatttgaACTCGGGTATTTTCGTAATATCCATTCAAACGTGGAAAATACCGAAAATGTGTAcggaataccgttctcttacgttacatttttagcaaagtgtgttaaaaacaactgttacagtagttcaattAGTAGTAcaattagaaattaaattaaatcattatattggtaaataatatatatatatatatatatatatatatatatatatatatatgtgtgtatatatatagtaagtAAATTATACgacacagtgttaaataacacatttaaatgtcaaataaaaaatgtaaagtaaatttgtaacatgctaaaaattgtagtactgtatattaaaatattaaattattttttttatacccaacaaagtaacTAAACTAGAattgtgctacttacaaaaaacaGGAACATGAAGCATATTTAtactcacatatatttaacatcaattctaagtacatttataatacagttttttgggtaaatgtgatatatatatatatatattgtgtcttCTCTTCCTTTCAGCAACCTATCTGTTCATTGAGGACCTTCATATATGGCTGTGGGGACACTGGTGATACCGTTGAGGAACGGTAGGATTTAAGATCTGCAGCATTTCAGCATTTAAGAGCTTTTTAGAGTGGTGGCCTCTATTTTCTGCAATTTTCAGTCAAaactgtggaaatctaagcttaagaAAGAGCTctaatgtttatttacagtaaggttagatttttcctaaaaaaaaaaaaaaagaaaataattctaAGAATTAAAGTTTAGTTAActccagcgccccccagtggcaagacctgcggaattgCAACAAGGAAGTGTTACGGAAATGGTTACcttatgtttttaataattattttccaATTTTCTTTTGCAGAACCATAAAATACTGGTACTTGTTTCACACCGGGAGCAGGGACTCATGGGAATCTTCCTCTGAAAGCGAGGAGCACAGAGCAGCGCCTTTCCCCTTCGAGGGATTTTGCTCCGCTTCCTCTTTAAAAAATGAGGAGGACGTTATAGAGCAGCCTGAACCTGAGGAGTCCAagatgaaggaggaggaggaggaggaggaggagctatcTGGCTGCTTTACAATCAAGACTGATATTGTGGCAGTACTTGTGGAAGCTTTTCGAGCATTTAGACTGAGGATGAGGAAAGCTTTccgaagaggaagaggaagagtcgAGCCGGTGCAGAGCCCTTCCTTCCAGGAGGATCCGACTTCTGCTTCTGCTCAAGAAGCGCCTCTCAGGACTCCTGATGCTGAGGCAGAAGCTGAGGAGGAAGCAGCCGAGGAGGAAGCAGCCGAGGAGGAAGCAGCTGAGGAGGAAGCGTCTTCAGAGACTCGGAGAACCAGGAAGCTGCGCTTCCCCAAATTTAAGGTATGTTAGTTATTAGAGTGTTGATTGTTAATTGTGACAGCGGCAGATTTATACCataaatctataataataaataaaatatatatcagaAATACAGGACGTCAAGAACAAGAACCAAGAAACCAAGAAGCTGAATCTTCAGAGTAAAGAAGTTTCTAATTTCCCTCTCAGTAAAAAGTCCAGTCCTCCTCTGGCTCTGATTGGTCCACAGCAGCAGGTGCTGTATGAGTGTTTGTTGCAGTTCGGTGTCGACCTAAGGAGGATGGGTCTCCCTTTTGAGCTCTGGTTCCTCTCGAGATTTCTTCCTCAAtttgagggagttttttcttgccgcTGTCGCCGTTGGCTCGGCCAGAAGGGGCTCGGACTCGGATCTCTGCAGAACTGCTGCTGTGTGAAATGAAAATTGCTGCTGAAAAATTAAAATTGATCCTCAGAACAGTccttaaaataaaggttttatgaACATTcacctcgctgtgagatttattCCTTCTAGTGTAGAACATTTCTAGATTCAAAATCTACACTCTGCTTCCACAAATACACTGATTAAGAGGGAGTGCCATAACATGTCATATTGGCACTACGCAAGCTCAGGTgtccttgggttctgcagcaggacaatgacccaaagcacacaaacaaatatcTCTCGTTtgctcactcacttactcacataCTCCTACATGTATACTCGTTCACATGCTCACTTGCTTCCTCACGTACATACCAGTGCATATTCCTGTAGGTTCTCCACCAGGGGGCGATATCACTACTCAAGCTGTTAGCGTTAGATGCTACGCTAAAGCAGAAGAGCACACGGTGTGCTTGTGCTGCTGTTCTTGTTCTTGCTGTTCCTTCAGCGTTATGCTCAGCGTGTTGTGAAGTGCTCTCACTATTGTTTCCAGGCTCTGAGCTAAGAAAGAAAGAAGTACATAaaggattaaataaataaataattaagtaaataaatgaacgaGTGCAGACCTGGCAGCTTTCCATCATTTTAATGATGCGTTCACATGCTGTAATGGGGTTTAATTCAGCAATATCCTGCTGCATGCAGACAAAACAAATGATTTGTGCCTGGTGGCGAACAATGCAGAGCGCTAGCCGTACAGCTATTGATTCCTTTGTCTTCGCCTGAATGCTTTCAGGCAAATTCCcaatttgtgagtgtgtgtgtgagagtatatgtgtgtgtgtgtggctgctttTCCCACTGTTGTCCATCTCATCTACAAAGTGTCTCGTCGTTCATGTCTTACAACAAGACGAATCAGCAACTCGGTGTTACATTTATGAGTTGCTTGTTTGATGTAtgttctatataaatgcattatgCTCTCTCCTTCACTGTATACTCACTTTTTTAGCTGTTAACAACAAGCTCTGATATCTTCTAATCTTCTAAAGTTATGAAGGTCCTTATTCGATAGGACTGCAGTAAAACATTAAATCAtgagaatttagtttttttttttttatctccgtTTGTAAAAATATCTTCGTCCGCACGGAAACTCCATACAGTTctcaaaaacgctgaaatgaacAGGGATTCTCTAATCTAGACATTCAGAAGTTTTCTCAccactttaaacaaaaaaaaatatgaacagcaCAATAAAAGATCTAAGCAATGCTAAAGTAACATATTTAACGCGGGGCtgggggagaaagctgcgctcTCTTTTCCTGCAGAGAAAACTGAACATggaaaagaaacacacacaagTTTTACACTCAATAAACATCATATAATCAGCTCTAATCAACTAATATACACCAAAAGCACAACAGCTACCTGTTATCTGTTTTCATcttaaatccactatattttaaacattatgtcATATATAGACCacatttaaagtcttattaaagaagaaaatcatgGTTTTATGAAACAACAACACTTAGGTCTTAAAAGGTCTTCACACTTTCCTTAGAATTAATAAGTAATGTAAGTTTCAAAAGATTTTACTGTAGAAATTTAGAACAATTGGATGACCTATGACATATTTAAGACTAATTATAAATtatagaaaattaaaggatttttaaatgAAACCACTCAAGATTTGAAGAACACTTGTAATCATGTAATCATTATTTATATTTCAAGTAATAATACTTGTACTAAgtatttgaattaaattaataTGATGAAATGTAGGATAATAgcctattgtgttttatattgacCAGAGATTGGAgtcttataaaatataaaaaaatcaaagaatGATCATATTACACAACCAAATCCATAAAGAACTCATTCTTATGTATTTAAGGGAAATGTTTTAACTGATACTACTGTAGCATTTAGTAGTAATGGGAGGTGAAATCCACGAAAAATGCCTTTTCAGTTTTGGTGAAAAGGCATTTTCAAAATCTCCATTTTCAAAAAGCTGCCACTTTAAGTTTGACCtactattactccaaaatgctacagtaatatcatgtAATACATGTttcattaaaagtatagaaagtGTTCTtcattgatttaatttaatttgattacagtttttttttgttggttttataggactccaaattctgTTTAATGCAAAACCAAAACTGAAAAGGCATTTTTCATGGATTTCACCTCTCATTACTTCTAAATGCTACaataatatcacttcaaacactTTACTTTAAATACATGAGAATGAGATACTTAAGAATTTAGTGGTTTAATATGACAACACTTTGATTTATCTGTTTGATTTATAGAACTCCAATCTCTGGTCTATATAAAACCAAATAAGCTATTTTCCTACATTTCATCCtattaatttaattcaaattcttacagtattacTACTTGAAACATAAATAATGATTACACGATTACAAGTGTTCTTCAAGTCTTCAGTTGTTTCATTTAATAATCTTAACATTTCGTAGAATGTTATAGTAGTCAAAAATTCTGGTAAAAAATTGAATTTTCTTCCTAATTTTCCATCTTATTATCCTCCTAAAAAAGTCCTAAAGTAAAGATTGGCCGGAGAATCGGCTCAGCCATTTAACATTATTAAGAGCACTATCGTACACCCCGTGCAAGGCGTGTAGCGGGgtgcgttgccatcgtacaccccgtcaacagtctatttttacgccttgcgcacgcgtccttaaaatagcaatggacttttggaatatattaacgccgatgggcgtggtgacgtgtacatttctggcgtgtttctatcttggcggcggaaaaaagcattGCGCGACTGATCCCCTGAAAGGACGTCTAAATGTTTTAGCCTTGAAACAACAACAGGCATTACtttaatcatatttcaaccacattttaacactgaaggtcggttgtgtgacAGCTGGGTACAAGTAGCCCAGTCCTCAGTCTGGCCAATGACCTTCCAGAGGTTTCTGTGGTCAGAAGCCTCAAACACTCTAAAAGAACAAGGTCAGTTGGTGGTCAATGATCCATGATTAACGCTACATCGCTTCCCCTGCACCGAGGTGACCACGGACATCGGTGGACATCTGGACGCGGCAGAGCGCAGGGTCCAGTTACGAGCGAGTGGACAAGCCAGCGATCGATGCACCAACCAGCTGAAACCCCCATTTGTTATATTTATAGTCCTGCAGCTGCTGCGGTCAGAGAATGGGCATCGCAGGCCGTATAAATAATAGATCCACATTCAGACGGACATGCCACAAAGTGTTTGTGACTAACCCGCCCGCAGAGTGTCCACTGGTTATTTTGCTGTGTAGCAGGTGATGAAATGTTGGGAAATGAGTGGCGGTGCAGTaggaggttcagcacagtgtggGACCCAGTCGGAGGTGAAGTTACTgaggaaaataataaaagcagTGTTTCGCTATTGTGCAGCTGAGCTGTGTCTTCATTCTTCAGTTGAGTTCTGACAATGAACTCTGCCTCCATCTCTCTGGAGAGAAAAAGTGTCTGTGATATTCGTGTAAATGAGAAATTGTGATCGGAAGAAAAGTGAGATTGaggtaaaaatgtctttttatttCTGGATAAAAGCAAACATCAccaaacagcaacaaaaaaagcacatttaaaataaaaatataaaaaaaatgtaagcaataCTAATACAAGTaacatatttaaagtatattgcgGTAGCTTTATGCATAGCGGAGCTGGGGAAAAAAGCTATATTAGAATAATAAGTTGGCAAATTAggaaaaaatgcatattttgaCTAGAATTTAGACTCCTATAAAATCCTAGACTTAAAGAATGACTTCATGaactctttctccatctctctggagagaaaaagtgtaaaaaggaGTTTTACgctcaataaacatcatttaaccagctctaatcaacacatctatctgtagaacagtggaaTATTCTGGAAATACAGCTGTTTTCAGCTTAAATTCACTATATATtgtaaacaatacatttttaaaaagaatgccttaaaaatattttcatggtattaatcatgttttaaaagGTTAtactgtaggaatttggagtAATGAGTTGGCAAATTAggaaaaaatgcatattttgaCCAGAATTTAGACTCCAATAAAATCCTAAAGTAATACTAAAGTAACGCGGGGCtgggggagaaagctgcgctcACTTCTCCTGCAGAAAAACTGAACATGAAAAAGAAAAGCATGAGTTTTGCACTCAATAAACATCATTAAATCAGCTTTAATCAGCACATAtacctatctgtagaacagtggaaCATTCTGGAAATACAGACTTTTctcttattaataataaaatacagtactaAACAATACTAAACAGTACTTAATGTATAGACatcaatttaaagtcttattaaaacagaaaatcaaAGTGTTATGAAATGAAACCACTGAGGTCTTTTAAAACACT
Protein-coding sequences here:
- the LOC125785901 gene encoding uncharacterized protein LOC125785901, producing MTESKFTCMADLMEHLHALSLAHLASSASRDFPSQQDLDPIQRRANGQPICSLRTFIYGCGDTGDTVEERTIKYWYLFHTGSRDSWESSSESEEHRAAPFPFEGFCSASSLKNEEDVIEQPEPEESKMKEEEEEEEELSGCFTIKTDIVAVLVEAFRAFRLRMRKAFRRGRGRVEPVQSPSFQEDPTSASAQEAPLRTPDAEAEAEEEAAEEEAAEEEAAEEEASSETRRTRKLRFPKFKKYRTSRTRTKKPRS